The Blastococcus sp. HT6-4 genome window below encodes:
- a CDS encoding HNH endonuclease, producing MPATATTGATLLLNATYEPLCVVSSRRAIVLVLAAKAEAVDVTADVCHAETLSLPVPVVVRLTRYVRVPYPASVPLSRRAVFTRDGQTCVYCGGSATSIDHVVPRSRGGTHTWDNVVAACRRCNHTKADRSLAELGWKLPHPPSTPSGAAWRLLGHRTVDPRWREWLGMPESVSA from the coding sequence GTGCCCGCCACCGCCACCACCGGCGCGACGCTGCTGCTCAACGCCACGTACGAGCCGTTGTGCGTGGTCTCCAGCCGCCGGGCGATCGTCCTGGTCCTCGCCGCGAAGGCCGAGGCGGTCGACGTCACCGCCGACGTCTGCCACGCCGAGACCCTGAGCCTGCCGGTGCCCGTCGTCGTCCGCCTCACGCGGTACGTGCGGGTGCCGTACCCGGCGTCGGTGCCGCTCTCGCGGCGGGCGGTGTTCACCCGCGACGGGCAGACCTGCGTCTACTGCGGCGGGTCGGCCACCAGCATCGACCACGTGGTGCCGCGCAGCCGGGGCGGCACGCACACCTGGGACAACGTCGTCGCGGCCTGCCGTCGGTGCAACCACACCAAGGCGGACCGCTCCCTGGCCGAGCTGGGCTGGAAGCTGCCGCACCCGCCGAGCACGCCGAGCGGGGCCGCCTGGCGGCTGCTCGGGCACCGGACGGTCGACCCGCGCTGGCGGGAGTGGCTGGGGATGCCGGAGAGCGTCAGCGCATGA
- a CDS encoding amidase produces MTQLHDLTALEQAAAVRAKEVSPTELVEHALRRIDAFDADLGAFVTVTPERARAAASAAEARLREGGELPPFLGVPTAIKDLNNTAGVRTTFGSAALADFVPAVDDAVVTRLAAAGTISVGKTNTPEFGFPCYTDNELVGPARCPWDPSRLAGGSSGGAAVAVAAGFVPFAQGSDGGGSVRIPASINGLVGIKPTRGRISNAPYGSEVTGLGTSGPLARTVRDAAAMLDAMAGPEIGDPFWAPPLPPGESFLGWADREPGRLRIGRYTESAVPGTDLDPEVGEAFDDAARLLEGLGHTVEDVPAGLLDPAVLPSFERAWALGATTLPVPADRVDRLRPLTRWMRDRGLALSARDAMQAMFALRQFSRQFLQATAGFDVLLAPVLTMTPRPIGWFGLDGEGGPDFERQKRYAAFTALFNATGQPAVSVPLHWTADDLPVGTMLVGRPADEATLVSLSAQLEVARPWARRHPAVWAMSG; encoded by the coding sequence GTGACCCAGCTGCACGACCTCACCGCGCTCGAGCAGGCAGCCGCCGTCCGGGCGAAGGAGGTGAGCCCGACCGAGCTCGTCGAGCACGCCCTGCGCCGCATCGACGCGTTCGACGCCGACCTCGGCGCCTTCGTCACCGTGACGCCCGAGCGGGCCCGCGCCGCCGCGTCGGCCGCCGAGGCACGGCTGCGGGAAGGCGGGGAGCTGCCGCCGTTCCTGGGCGTCCCGACCGCGATCAAGGACCTCAACAACACCGCCGGCGTCCGGACGACGTTCGGCTCCGCCGCGCTCGCCGACTTCGTCCCCGCGGTCGACGACGCCGTCGTCACCCGGCTGGCCGCCGCCGGGACGATCAGCGTGGGCAAGACGAACACCCCGGAGTTCGGCTTCCCCTGCTACACCGACAACGAGCTGGTCGGCCCCGCCCGCTGCCCGTGGGATCCCTCGCGGCTGGCCGGTGGCTCCAGCGGGGGAGCCGCGGTCGCCGTGGCCGCCGGCTTCGTGCCGTTCGCCCAGGGCAGTGACGGCGGCGGCTCGGTCCGCATCCCGGCGAGCATCAACGGCCTGGTCGGCATCAAGCCCACCCGTGGCCGGATCAGCAACGCCCCGTACGGCAGCGAGGTGACCGGGCTGGGCACCAGCGGGCCGCTGGCCCGCACCGTGCGGGACGCCGCCGCGATGCTCGACGCGATGGCCGGCCCGGAGATCGGCGACCCGTTCTGGGCCCCGCCGCTGCCGCCGGGGGAGAGCTTCCTCGGGTGGGCCGACCGGGAGCCCGGCCGGCTGCGGATCGGGCGGTACACCGAGTCGGCGGTGCCCGGGACGGACCTCGATCCGGAGGTCGGCGAGGCGTTCGACGACGCGGCCCGGCTGCTGGAGGGGCTGGGGCACACCGTCGAGGATGTGCCGGCCGGTCTGCTGGACCCCGCGGTGCTGCCGTCCTTCGAGCGGGCCTGGGCGCTGGGTGCCACCACGCTGCCCGTGCCCGCCGACCGGGTCGACCGGTTGCGGCCGCTCACCCGGTGGATGCGCGACCGCGGGCTGGCGCTCTCGGCACGGGACGCGATGCAGGCGATGTTCGCGCTGCGGCAGTTCTCCCGGCAGTTCCTGCAGGCCACCGCCGGCTTCGACGTGCTGCTCGCGCCCGTGCTCACCATGACGCCGCGGCCGATCGGCTGGTTCGGCCTCGACGGGGAGGGCGGGCCGGACTTCGAGCGGCAGAAACGCTATGCCGCCTTCACCGCCCTGTTCAACGCCACCGGGCAGCCGGCGGTCAGCGTCCCGCTGCACTGGACGGCCGACGACCTGCCCGTCGGCACCATGCTCGTCGGCCGCCCGGCCGACGAGGCGACGCTCGTGTCGCTGTCGGCCCAACTGGAGGTCGCCCGGCCCTGGGCCCGACGCCACCCCGCCGTCTGGGCCATGAGCGGATGA
- a CDS encoding class F sortase: MRLLTRVGRRTAVAAVVALGITGGTLLAVGLADGGQPAAATPSEIPQPALPPEGAVLPVPYSDVHVTVPALDMDLPVLPLTPRGGAINPPTLTAAYWIEPYGDPVGSAEQAGNTLYLAAHSTGTGEYGFDPLMAADGGGSTLAAGDVVEVSTPEGTVRYTVERTKRYAKGELPGATEVWEASPGRLVLITCFQRGGGRASTENLVVFAES; this comes from the coding sequence GTGCGACTCCTGACCCGGGTCGGCCGGCGCACCGCCGTCGCGGCGGTCGTCGCCCTCGGGATCACCGGGGGCACGCTGCTCGCCGTCGGCCTCGCCGACGGCGGGCAGCCGGCCGCGGCCACGCCGTCCGAGATCCCGCAGCCGGCGCTGCCGCCCGAGGGGGCCGTCCTCCCGGTGCCGTACTCGGACGTGCACGTGACGGTCCCGGCGCTGGACATGGACCTGCCGGTGCTCCCCCTGACCCCGCGCGGTGGGGCGATCAACCCACCCACCCTCACGGCCGCGTACTGGATCGAGCCCTACGGCGACCCGGTCGGCTCGGCCGAGCAGGCCGGCAACACGCTCTACCTCGCCGCGCACTCGACCGGGACCGGCGAGTACGGCTTCGACCCGCTGATGGCGGCCGACGGCGGGGGCAGCACGCTCGCCGCGGGGGACGTCGTCGAGGTCAGCACACCTGAGGGCACGGTCCGCTACACCGTGGAGCGCACGAAGCGCTACGCCAAGGGCGAGCTGCCCGGCGCCACGGAGGTGTGGGAGGCCTCGCCGGGGCGGTTGGTGCTGATCACCTGCTTCCAGCGCGGTGGTGGCCGGGCCTCCACCGAGAACCTCGTGGTGTTCGCCGAGTCCTGA
- a CDS encoding SCO6745 family protein, translating into MTSPATARRLWALAEPFHALTYFADEAQAAFAAAGLRGFWAGYFAGRAAPLGAVGAEVVAATFVNFSPDFVARRVPGVWADASPADALQARLDGVDAAVRRVLGDGWTSSPDAVEAMELAAAAAAAVDLPGRPLAAANSAVAVPGEPHLVLWQALTTLREHRGDGHTVALVQREIDGVQAHVLAAAAGRSDRAWLQKARGWDDAAWGDGVAALTERGRLADGELTAEGLAVVAAVEADTDRLALAPWRALGDRGCDRLAELLVPVRRAVVSAGAWPAGNPIGVPEPG; encoded by the coding sequence ATGACGTCTCCCGCGACCGCCCGCCGGCTGTGGGCGCTCGCCGAGCCGTTCCACGCGCTCACGTACTTCGCCGACGAGGCGCAGGCCGCCTTCGCGGCGGCCGGGCTGCGCGGGTTCTGGGCGGGCTACTTCGCCGGCCGGGCCGCACCCCTGGGCGCGGTCGGGGCGGAGGTCGTGGCCGCGACGTTCGTCAACTTCTCGCCGGACTTCGTCGCCCGCCGGGTGCCCGGCGTCTGGGCCGACGCCTCCCCGGCCGACGCGCTGCAGGCGCGGCTGGACGGCGTCGACGCGGCGGTCCGGCGGGTCCTGGGGGACGGCTGGACGTCCTCGCCCGATGCGGTCGAGGCGATGGAGCTGGCCGCGGCCGCGGCGGCCGCGGTCGACCTTCCCGGGCGGCCGCTGGCCGCCGCGAACAGTGCGGTGGCGGTGCCCGGGGAACCGCACCTGGTGCTGTGGCAGGCGCTCACCACGCTGCGCGAGCACCGTGGCGACGGGCACACCGTCGCGCTGGTGCAGCGGGAGATCGACGGCGTGCAGGCCCACGTGCTCGCCGCGGCCGCCGGGCGGTCCGACCGGGCGTGGCTGCAGAAGGCCCGGGGCTGGGACGACGCCGCCTGGGGCGACGGCGTCGCGGCGCTCACCGAGCGCGGCCGGCTGGCCGACGGGGAGCTGACCGCCGAGGGGCTGGCCGTGGTCGCCGCGGTGGAGGCCGACACCGACCGGCTGGCGCTGGCGCCGTGGCGTGCGCTCGGGGACCGCGGCTGCGACCGGCTCGCCGAGCTCCTGGTGCCGGTGCGCCGCGCCGTCGTCTCCGCGGGCGCCTGGCCGGCCGGCAACCCGATCGGTGTCCCCGAGCCAGGGTGA